One region of Gammaproteobacteria bacterium genomic DNA includes:
- a CDS encoding cytochrome c peroxidase — protein sequence MNKNSTYGIASAATILLGIMAWLLFVYLTTGQTTDALLNPTDDDAYIHADTGHNEQEPIWPIPVGYRLDENKISLGEALFNDPRLSHDNTVSCATCHVLSMGGTDQRVYSLGNSGALGNVNSPTVFNSGLNFRQFWDGRAETLEDQVEGPVHHPAEMGSNWPDIINKLRQDARYVQQFNKLYPDGIQSHTIKDAIATYERSLITPNSRFDKYLRGDQQAITEEEKAGYALFKSYGCAACHQGKNVGGNMYQTFGITADYFSDRGNGSKVDLGRFNVTGDERDRHTFRVPSLRLAVLTPPYLHDGSAATLEEAIDIMGKYQLGREITPGDMSLLIKFLYTLPGEYNGKPLL from the coding sequence ATGAATAAAAATTCCACGTACGGAATAGCGAGCGCCGCAACAATACTGCTGGGGATAATGGCATGGCTGCTGTTTGTCTATCTGACAACCGGGCAGACAACAGACGCCCTGCTTAACCCCACAGATGACGATGCTTATATCCATGCCGACACGGGCCATAACGAGCAGGAACCGATCTGGCCCATCCCGGTAGGTTACCGTCTGGATGAAAATAAAATCAGCCTGGGAGAGGCCTTATTTAACGATCCCAGGCTGTCGCATGACAATACCGTTTCCTGCGCAACCTGCCATGTCCTCAGCATGGGCGGTACCGACCAGCGCGTATACTCCCTCGGCAACAGTGGCGCGCTCGGCAACGTCAACTCTCCCACCGTCTTCAACAGCGGGCTTAATTTCAGGCAGTTCTGGGATGGGCGTGCAGAAACCCTGGAAGACCAGGTGGAGGGGCCCGTCCACCACCCGGCGGAAATGGGCTCAAATTGGCCTGACATCATAAATAAACTGCGACAGGATGCCCGTTATGTCCAGCAGTTCAATAAACTCTACCCTGACGGCATTCAGAGTCACACCATCAAGGATGCCATCGCCACCTACGAACGCTCCCTGATCACGCCCAACTCCCGTTTCGATAAATACCTGCGTGGTGACCAGCAGGCCATCACGGAAGAAGAGAAGGCAGGCTATGCCCTGTTCAAGAGCTACGGCTGCGCCGCCTGTCATCAAGGCAAGAACGTCGGCGGCAACATGTACCAGACCTTTGGCATCACTGCCGACTATTTTTCTGATCGCGGCAATGGCAGCAAAGTCGATCTTGGTCGATTCAATGTCACAGGCGATGAACGTGACCGGCACACCTTTCGCGTACCCAGCCTGCGTCTCGCCGTTCTGACCCCACCTTATCTGCACGACGGCTCGGCCGCGACCCTGGAGGAAGCCATAGACATCATGGGGAAATATCAACTGGGGCGCGAAATTACACCTGGTGACATGAGCCTGCTCATTAAATTCCTATACACCCTGCCCGGCGAGTACAACGGTAAACCACTGCTATGA
- the ribD gene encoding bifunctional diaminohydroxyphosphoribosylaminopyrimidine deaminase/5-amino-6-(5-phosphoribosylamino)uracil reductase RibD, with protein MTATDQAHMAHALQLAACGRYTAHPNPRVGCVLVHGSTVVGAGWHQRTGEAHAEIHALQQAGERARGATAYVTLEPCCHQGRTPPCTDALIQAGVTRVIAAMPDPNPKVAGQGLAQLAQSGITVDSGLMQAEAEQLNRGFALRMRTGRPFVRLKLAMTLDGRTATATGESKWITGESARTDVQRLRAESGAILTGINTALADDPRLTVRVAEDHLHPLRVVLDSHLRLPPAARMLQEPGQTLVLTTLSDTAKHASLTQAGAVVTQLPQVSDRLDLPAVLHHLAATYHINDLLVEAGPLLSGAMLYAGLADELVIYMAPMLLGDSARGLMHLQPGIEQLMQRIDLEIVEMRPVGHDWRITAKRTAPLT; from the coding sequence ATGACCGCAACAGATCAGGCCCACATGGCACACGCGTTGCAACTCGCGGCGTGCGGGCGCTACACCGCCCACCCCAATCCCCGCGTCGGTTGCGTGCTGGTACATGGCAGCACGGTCGTCGGCGCGGGTTGGCACCAACGCACGGGCGAGGCACACGCCGAAATTCACGCGCTGCAACAGGCCGGTGAACGGGCACGCGGCGCCACGGCCTATGTCACCCTCGAACCCTGTTGTCATCAGGGCCGCACCCCCCCGTGCACGGACGCGCTCATCCAGGCGGGTGTGACGCGGGTCATTGCCGCCATGCCTGACCCCAACCCAAAGGTCGCGGGCCAGGGTCTGGCACAGCTCGCGCAATCTGGCATCACCGTGGACAGCGGACTGATGCAAGCCGAAGCCGAACAACTCAACCGGGGGTTTGCCTTGCGCATGCGTACTGGCCGACCGTTTGTGCGCCTGAAGCTGGCCATGACGCTGGATGGACGCACCGCGACAGCCACCGGCGAGAGTAAATGGATTACCGGCGAGTCCGCGCGCACCGACGTGCAACGGCTACGCGCCGAAAGCGGCGCCATTCTGACCGGCATCAACACCGCGCTGGCTGATGACCCGCGGCTGACCGTGCGGGTGGCGGAAGACCACCTGCATCCGCTGCGTGTGGTGCTGGACAGCCACCTGCGTCTACCCCCTGCTGCGCGGATGCTGCAAGAACCCGGACAGACACTGGTACTGACCACCCTCAGCGATACAGCCAAACATGCCAGCCTCACACAGGCAGGCGCAGTAGTCACACAACTGCCGCAGGTCAGCGACCGCCTTGATCTACCCGCAGTACTACACCACCTCGCTGCCACATATCACATCAATGACCTGCTGGTCGAGGCCGGCCCCCTTCTGAGCGGCGCCATGCTGTATGCCGGTCTGGCCGATGAGCTTGTCATTTACATGGCACCGATGCTGCTCGGCGACAGTGCGCGGGGGCTGATGCATCTGCAACCAGGCATCGAACAATTGATGCAGCGTATTGATCTCGAAATTGTGGAGATGCGCCCGGTGGGCCACGATTGGCGGATCACCGCCAAAAGAACCGCACCGCTTACCTGA
- a CDS encoding ATP-binding protein encodes MTETTRGTVLIVEDDLGIATLERRALEKSGYKVFNAVTAAEALGIIQQDGIDVVVLDYILPAGITGLAFMAQLKANGYDLPIIMATGMSDDSTVIAALRSGVSDFIIKSVESISYLPLAVERIFVQINTRKKLAESEASLHEYQQQRIRELSAINAKMQKINHQLEEAHSQLLQSEKMASIGQLAAGVAHEINNPIGYVYSNLGSMQNYVQDILSVLSAYEKAEPLLATQPDAAQMLAAITTLKAKVDLTFVREDTLNLMRECKEGITRVKHIVQDLKDFSHVNSAEWLFADLHKGLNSTLNIVNNEVKYKADVIKEYGEVPLVECVASQINQVFMNLLVNAAHAIEERGTITLKTGFQDEQAWVSVTDTGKGIAPENLPRIFDPFFTTKPVGKGTGLGLSLAYSIISKHGGKIDVASQPGKGTCFTVWLPIQQSQDHKLVAQA; translated from the coding sequence ATGACAGAGACAACACGCGGAACAGTACTCATCGTTGAAGACGATCTCGGAATCGCCACACTGGAGCGCCGCGCCCTGGAGAAGTCCGGCTACAAGGTCTTTAATGCCGTAACCGCCGCTGAGGCACTAGGCATCATTCAGCAGGACGGCATTGATGTAGTTGTACTGGATTACATACTGCCCGCTGGCATTACCGGCCTCGCGTTCATGGCACAACTAAAAGCCAACGGTTACGACCTGCCCATCATCATGGCTACCGGCATGAGTGACGATAGCACCGTGATAGCTGCATTGCGCTCAGGGGTAAGTGACTTCATCATAAAATCGGTTGAGTCGATCAGCTATTTGCCGCTGGCGGTCGAGCGCATCTTCGTTCAGATCAACACTCGCAAGAAGCTTGCCGAGTCAGAGGCCAGTCTGCATGAATATCAGCAGCAGCGCATTAGAGAGCTGTCCGCCATCAATGCAAAGATGCAAAAAATAAATCATCAACTTGAAGAAGCACACAGCCAGCTTCTGCAGTCAGAGAAGATGGCCTCCATCGGTCAGCTCGCGGCTGGCGTAGCGCATGAGATAAACAACCCAATCGGCTATGTCTATTCGAACCTGGGCAGCATGCAGAACTATGTGCAGGATATTCTCAGCGTGCTTAGCGCCTATGAGAAAGCTGAACCCCTACTGGCCACCCAGCCTGATGCTGCCCAGATGCTTGCCGCGATCACAACGCTCAAAGCCAAGGTAGACCTTACGTTTGTGCGCGAAGATACCTTGAACCTGATGCGCGAGTGCAAGGAAGGCATCACACGCGTAAAACACATTGTGCAGGATCTCAAGGACTTCTCGCATGTGAACAGCGCCGAGTGGCTATTCGCCGATCTGCACAAGGGGCTTAACAGCACGCTCAATATCGTCAACAATGAAGTTAAATATAAGGCCGATGTCATCAAGGAGTATGGCGAAGTGCCGCTGGTTGAGTGTGTGGCATCACAGATCAACCAGGTATTCATGAACCTGCTGGTCAATGCGGCGCATGCCATCGAAGAACGGGGCACAATCACACTCAAGACTGGTTTCCAGGATGAGCAGGCATGGGTATCCGTCACAGATACCGGCAAGGGTATTGCACCCGAAAACCTGCCGCGCATCTTCGATCCATTCTTCACCACCAAGCCGGTGGGCAAGGGTACCGGGCTCGGACTGTCTCTTGCCTACAGCATTATCAGCAAACATGGCGGTAAGATTGACGTGGCAAGCCAGCCCGGAAAAGGCACATGCTTTACAGTGTGGCTCCCGATACAGCAAAGCCAAGACCACAAACTCGTCGCACAAGCCTAA
- a CDS encoding response regulator, with translation MSANPETVPSATIMFVDDEANILSSLQRLFRPAGYRILTAESGNKALEVFAHEHIDLVISDMRMPGMDGAEFLEQVTKSWPDTIRILLTGYADISSTINAINKGSIYRYIPKPWEDTDILLCVKQALEKKDLEREKKRLESKVLQQNEQLKELNTSLERKVASRTQEIQQTADMLDLAYQQLKQAYDTTISVFSHLIGLREGTETGHTRRVAEHAQAIATKLGLSEGDVQDIHYSALLHDIGKIGLPDNVLNKSYIDLSENERAGFEKHPATGQAILLSLDTLHKASEYIRSHHERFDGKGYPDKLSGERIPLGARILAVASDYDALQAGKLLHGKMSAQEACSFLIANRNQRYDAKIVDTFLHVIDTTDNADISELRLSSDDLHEGMVLSRDLVSKGGLMLLSKGRTLNAVVIHKVIAFEKEEGHRHTIYIQSA, from the coding sequence ATGAGTGCCAACCCTGAAACCGTCCCCTCCGCCACCATCATGTTCGTCGACGATGAGGCCAATATCCTGTCGTCACTGCAACGACTGTTCCGGCCCGCCGGCTACCGCATCCTTACGGCTGAAAGCGGCAACAAGGCGCTGGAGGTTTTCGCCCACGAGCATATAGACCTCGTGATCTCCGATATGCGTATGCCCGGCATGGATGGAGCCGAATTTCTGGAGCAGGTAACAAAATCCTGGCCTGACACCATACGCATCCTGCTCACCGGTTACGCTGACATCAGCTCCACCATCAATGCCATCAACAAGGGCAGCATCTATCGCTACATCCCCAAGCCATGGGAAGACACCGACATCCTCCTGTGCGTCAAACAGGCCCTGGAGAAGAAGGATCTGGAGCGGGAAAAGAAGCGCCTGGAATCCAAGGTTCTCCAGCAAAATGAACAGCTCAAGGAATTAAATACAAGCCTGGAAAGGAAAGTGGCGTCAAGAACACAGGAAATACAGCAAACCGCAGACATGCTGGATCTGGCCTATCAGCAGCTAAAGCAGGCCTACGACACCACCATCTCGGTGTTCTCGCATCTGATTGGGTTACGTGAGGGCACCGAAACCGGCCATACACGCCGTGTTGCGGAGCACGCACAGGCCATCGCCACGAAACTCGGGCTATCCGAGGGTGATGTACAGGATATCCACTACTCCGCACTACTGCATGATATTGGAAAAATCGGGTTGCCGGATAACGTACTCAACAAGTCCTACATCGATCTCTCAGAGAATGAGCGTGCAGGCTTTGAGAAACACCCCGCAACCGGACAGGCTATTCTGCTCAGCCTGGATACGCTGCATAAGGCATCGGAGTACATTCGCAGCCACCATGAGCGTTTCGACGGCAAGGGCTACCCCGACAAGCTTTCAGGCGAGCGTATCCCGCTTGGCGCACGCATCCTGGCAGTGGCCAGCGACTATGACGCACTACAGGCCGGTAAACTGCTGCATGGGAAAATGAGCGCACAGGAGGCTTGCTCGTTTCTTATTGCCAATCGCAACCAACGCTATGATGCGAAAATTGTAGACACCTTCCTGCATGTTATTGACACCACGGACAACGCCGATATCTCAGAGCTACGCCTTTCTTCTGATGATTTGCACGAGGGCATGGTGCTATCGCGCGACCTCGTCAGCAAAGGCGGTCTTATGCTGCTCTCCAAAGGGCGCACACTCAATGCCGTCGTGATCCACAAGGTGATCGCCTTTGAAAAAGAGGAAGGCCACAGACACACGATTTACATACAATCCGCCTGA
- a CDS encoding ATP-binding protein, which translates to MKNLAHIRQGLLWAAIAALFSFLFIKIQGVNYAAHDNTLTLIRNIEYLDTRLNEDILKSNLGLLHNYDPLVDTTRKTRRLSQRLQTASSAIPTDKRQPADEAFNIAAQTSSEKMAAIEHFKMQNTQLQSAADHLQSAMRYFVEGDSDLDSLLNEAEYSRLKTAISGLLLDTLLYLEDDSAVHGRPRVEAQLQNLHALRGQYPAAVNEAVRVTLVYVANAIQLKPVVDNLVREMIAMPTAKHYQALYTTHQAYYDVAEKEAAVYRLLLYVSSILLLVYVGYILFRLRQSSRTLEETYRDLEFQKAALDHHAIVSITDANGNIIYANEKFREISQYSEQDLLGANHRIVNSGLHTKDFFADLWKTISSGKVWQGHVRNRKRDGSFYWVATTIVPFMDHTGRPSRYVSIRTDITRQKETEEELRRNNDELEERVRVRTADLEATNAQAELYLDQLQQRDEENNMLVYSVSHDLRSPLVNLQGFSNELTIVSQDLRLLMASDNIPEDIRKRGLALLDSDMQDSINFIRAGVMRLSNIIDALLRLSRAGQVEYHWTGVKMGSVIQRITDSMQSIAQERGATFTTTDLPPLWGDATAIEQIFANLLGNALNYLDPNRPGLIEIGWIPENSVNATLRTYYVRDNGLGMSVAAQGKLFQIFQRFHPDKAKGEGVGLSIVRRMVERHGGKIWVQSCEGEGTTFFISLPVNTMDTEAAA; encoded by the coding sequence ATGAAAAACCTGGCGCATATCCGGCAGGGACTGTTATGGGCAGCTATTGCTGCCCTGTTCTCCTTTCTTTTCATCAAGATTCAGGGCGTGAATTATGCCGCGCATGACAATACACTCACTCTGATACGCAACATCGAGTACCTCGATACCCGACTGAATGAAGATATCCTGAAATCCAATCTTGGTCTTCTGCATAACTACGACCCTCTGGTAGACACCACCAGGAAAACCCGTCGACTCAGCCAGCGACTGCAAACAGCCTCGTCTGCCATACCCACAGACAAACGCCAACCGGCTGACGAAGCCTTCAACATCGCCGCCCAAACCAGCAGCGAAAAAATGGCCGCCATTGAGCATTTCAAAATGCAGAATACCCAGCTCCAGAGCGCGGCGGATCACCTCCAGAGCGCGATGCGCTATTTTGTCGAGGGTGACTCTGACCTCGACAGCCTGCTCAACGAGGCAGAGTACAGCCGGCTCAAGACCGCAATCAGCGGCTTACTGCTGGATACACTGCTCTATCTCGAAGATGACAGCGCGGTTCACGGCCGCCCGCGTGTGGAGGCACAACTTCAAAACCTGCATGCGCTGCGCGGGCAATACCCCGCAGCCGTAAACGAGGCGGTACGTGTGACGCTGGTGTATGTGGCCAATGCCATACAGCTTAAACCTGTGGTTGATAATCTCGTCCGCGAGATGATTGCGATGCCGACTGCGAAACACTACCAGGCCCTTTACACCACCCATCAGGCTTACTATGACGTCGCCGAGAAAGAAGCCGCAGTATATCGCCTGCTGCTTTATGTAAGTTCCATTCTTCTGCTCGTCTACGTCGGTTATATTCTTTTCCGGCTCAGGCAAAGTTCACGTACGCTGGAGGAAACCTACAGGGACCTTGAGTTCCAGAAGGCCGCGCTGGATCACCATGCCATTGTCAGCATAACCGATGCCAACGGTAACATTATTTATGCGAATGAAAAATTCCGCGAGATCAGTCAGTATTCAGAACAAGACCTGTTGGGGGCAAACCACAGAATCGTAAATTCCGGCCTGCACACAAAGGACTTTTTCGCCGATCTTTGGAAGACCATTTCCAGCGGCAAGGTGTGGCAGGGACACGTCAGGAACCGCAAGAGAGACGGCTCCTTCTACTGGGTAGCAACAACAATCGTACCCTTCATGGATCATACGGGCAGGCCTTCCCGATACGTTTCAATCCGCACCGACATCACGCGGCAAAAGGAAACCGAAGAGGAGCTCCGCCGCAACAACGATGAACTGGAAGAGCGCGTGCGCGTTCGTACCGCCGACCTGGAAGCCACCAACGCGCAGGCAGAACTCTATCTCGACCAGCTCCAGCAACGTGATGAAGAGAATAACATGCTGGTTTACAGCGTCTCGCATGATTTACGCTCACCACTCGTCAACCTGCAGGGCTTCAGCAACGAGCTTACCATTGTGTCCCAGGATTTACGCCTGCTGATGGCCAGCGACAACATCCCGGAGGATATCCGCAAACGCGGCCTGGCATTGTTAGACAGCGACATGCAGGACTCGATCAATTTCATCCGGGCAGGCGTCATGCGCCTGTCTAATATCATTGATGCCTTGTTGCGGCTCTCTCGTGCCGGCCAGGTGGAGTATCACTGGACTGGTGTAAAAATGGGTAGCGTCATCCAGCGCATCACTGATTCCATGCAGTCCATAGCCCAGGAGCGCGGAGCAACTTTCACCACAACTGATCTGCCACCGCTCTGGGGTGATGCCACCGCCATCGAGCAGATATTCGCCAACCTGCTTGGCAATGCCCTCAACTATCTCGACCCGAACCGACCGGGCCTCATCGAAATAGGCTGGATCCCGGAGAACAGCGTCAACGCTACCCTGCGCACTTATTATGTCCGTGATAACGGCCTTGGCATGAGCGTAGCAGCCCAAGGCAAGCTGTTCCAGATATTCCAGCGCTTCCATCCCGACAAGGCAAAAGGTGAAGGCGTCGGGCTTTCCATCGTACGTCGCATGGTAGAACGCCACGGTGGAAAAATATGGGTGCAATCATGCGAAGGTGAAGGCACCACATTCTTCATCAGCCTACCTGTCAACACCATGGATACAGAAGCAGCCGCATAG
- a CDS encoding response regulator, producing MQRIMLVDDDENVLRAVKRVLAQDNYHIETFNSGTEALKRIKAGGEFDLAISDYRMPGMDGVFFLTTLHQLQPDTLRMVLSAYTDMDALLGAINEAHIFRFVTKPWHDYELRTTVAHALMHHGVLMENRRLADQVRAQRLELERLEAEHAGITRVKLDDDGSILLDAEDT from the coding sequence GTGCAACGTATCATGCTGGTCGATGACGATGAAAATGTGCTGCGCGCCGTGAAGCGTGTGCTGGCCCAGGACAATTATCACATTGAAACCTTCAACAGCGGCACCGAGGCACTAAAGCGCATCAAGGCGGGCGGCGAGTTCGATCTCGCCATCTCGGACTACCGCATGCCGGGCATGGATGGCGTGTTCTTTCTCACTACACTGCATCAGCTGCAGCCTGACACCCTGCGCATGGTGCTGAGCGCCTATACCGACATGGATGCGCTGCTTGGCGCCATCAACGAAGCCCATATCTTTCGCTTTGTCACCAAGCCCTGGCACGACTACGAACTACGCACAACGGTAGCGCATGCACTCATGCACCATGGCGTACTGATGGAGAACCGCCGCCTTGCTGACCAGGTGCGCGCCCAGCGTCTGGAGCTGGAACGTCTTGAAGCGGAGCATGCCGGTATTACACGGGTAAAACTGGACGATGACGGTTCCATCCTGCTGGACGCGGAAGACACCTA
- the nrdR gene encoding transcriptional regulator NrdR produces the protein MRCPFCGADDTKVIDSRLANEGAEVRRRRQCVTCNERFTSYETAELAMPRLVKRDGSRVAFDDEKLRAGMMRALEKRPVPSERVEAALRHIKQRLRASGEREIDSRTLGEWVMDELHALDEVAYVRFASVYRSFQDVDAFRDEIERLRLKQPEAVKKHQIPLLPADPAKK, from the coding sequence ATGCGCTGTCCCTTCTGTGGAGCAGATGACACCAAGGTAATCGACTCGCGCCTCGCTAACGAAGGCGCGGAAGTACGACGACGGCGGCAGTGCGTCACCTGCAACGAGCGTTTTACCTCGTACGAGACCGCTGAACTGGCGATGCCGCGTCTGGTCAAGCGCGATGGCAGCCGCGTCGCCTTCGATGATGAAAAACTGCGTGCGGGCATGATGCGCGCGCTGGAAAAACGCCCGGTGCCGAGCGAGCGCGTCGAGGCCGCCCTCCGCCACATCAAGCAGCGCCTGCGCGCCAGCGGTGAACGTGAGATCGACTCGCGTACGTTGGGTGAATGGGTGATGGACGAACTGCACGCACTGGACGAGGTCGCCTATGTGCGTTTCGCCTCGGTCTACCGCAGCTTTCAGGATGTCGATGCCTTCCGCGACGAGATCGAACGCCTGCGGCTCAAGCAGCCGGAAGCGGTAAAGAAACACCAGATCCCCTTGCTGCCTGCCGACCCCGCCAAAAAATGA
- a CDS encoding EAL domain-containing protein codes for MDKTILLVDDEENITASLVRLLHQDGYEVLTANSGDSALALLANHTVGVILTDQRMPKMTGVELLTRVKDLYPETIRMVLSGYTDLASVTAAVNQGAIYKFLTKPWSNETLRANVHEAFMQYTLVKEREQLTLEIQTANIKLARINEELEQLIEEKTQRMTHISNYDALTGLPNRLLFADRLQQALGYAQRNTRLAAIMSLDLDRFKIVNESLGHTQGDALLQAVSKRLSNCVRVIDTLARAGGDEFMFILSELDNAQDAAGIARKILDVLADPFVLDNNECFISASIGISLYPSDGGDSATLVKNADTALHHVKRQGRNNYQYYAEEMNAKALQRLTLESSMRHALERNEFVLYYQPQLDLESGGIIGVEALLRWQSPERGLVAPAEFIPLLEETGLIVPVGEWVLRSACAQNKAWQTEGLAPIRVSVNLSALQFRQPDFAATITRILQETGLDPSWEGLEMELTESLLVDNVEETIKTLHQLRAMRVKVSIDDFGTGYSSLTYLKRFPLFGLKIDRTFVSDLSINPEDAAIVSAIIALAHSLKLNVIAEGVETLEQLRFLQELKCDEMQGFLFCQPMPAADVAHLLREGRRLSRPLGS; via the coding sequence ATGGATAAAACAATCCTGCTCGTCGATGATGAGGAAAACATCACCGCATCCCTCGTGCGCCTGCTGCATCAGGATGGGTACGAAGTGCTGACGGCAAACAGTGGTGATTCGGCGCTGGCGCTATTGGCGAATCATACAGTCGGCGTCATCCTCACCGACCAGCGCATGCCGAAGATGACCGGCGTTGAGTTATTGACCCGGGTCAAGGATCTGTACCCCGAGACCATACGCATGGTATTGAGTGGTTATACCGATCTGGCCTCGGTTACTGCAGCCGTCAACCAGGGCGCCATCTACAAATTCCTTACCAAGCCATGGAGCAATGAAACGCTGCGCGCCAATGTGCATGAGGCCTTCATGCAGTACACCCTGGTGAAAGAGAGGGAACAACTGACGCTGGAAATCCAAACGGCGAACATAAAGCTTGCGCGCATCAATGAAGAATTGGAACAACTCATAGAAGAAAAAACGCAGCGGATGACCCACATCTCCAACTATGACGCGCTCACCGGTCTTCCCAACCGTTTGTTGTTCGCCGACCGATTGCAGCAGGCGCTGGGATACGCACAACGCAATACACGGCTGGCAGCAATCATGTCGCTCGATCTGGATCGCTTCAAGATCGTCAATGAATCACTGGGCCATACGCAGGGCGATGCGCTGCTGCAGGCGGTGTCCAAGCGGCTGTCAAATTGCGTGCGCGTGATTGATACGCTTGCCCGGGCAGGCGGGGATGAATTCATGTTTATCCTGTCCGAACTGGACAATGCGCAGGATGCCGCCGGCATTGCGCGGAAAATTCTTGATGTATTGGCCGATCCTTTTGTACTCGACAATAATGAGTGCTTTATCTCAGCCAGCATCGGGATCAGCCTTTACCCTTCGGATGGCGGAGACTCTGCCACACTGGTTAAAAACGCCGATACCGCACTCCATCACGTCAAGCGGCAAGGCCGCAACAATTATCAATACTATGCTGAGGAGATGAACGCCAAAGCGTTACAGCGCCTGACCCTTGAAAGTAGTATGCGTCATGCGCTGGAGCGTAACGAGTTCGTACTTTATTACCAGCCCCAGCTGGATCTGGAAAGTGGAGGCATCATTGGCGTGGAGGCCTTGCTCCGTTGGCAAAGTCCGGAGCGGGGATTGGTGGCACCGGCAGAGTTTATCCCGTTGCTGGAGGAAACCGGACTGATTGTGCCAGTGGGGGAATGGGTATTACGCAGCGCCTGCGCACAAAACAAGGCCTGGCAAACAGAGGGCCTCGCGCCCATCCGGGTTTCGGTCAATCTCTCGGCGTTACAGTTCCGGCAACCTGATTTTGCTGCAACCATCACCCGCATTTTGCAGGAGACCGGCCTTGATCCAAGCTGGGAGGGTTTGGAGATGGAGCTTACCGAGAGCCTGCTTGTCGACAATGTGGAAGAAACCATCAAGACGCTGCACCAGTTGCGCGCCATGAGAGTAAAGGTTTCAATTGATGATTTCGGCACCGGCTATTCCAGCTTGACCTACCTCAAGCGCTTCCCATTATTTGGCCTGAAGATCGATCGCACATTCGTAAGCGACCTTTCGATTAACCCGGAGGATGCGGCAATAGTTTCAGCTATTATTGCCCTGGCACACAGCCTGAAGCTGAACGTCATTGCCGAGGGCGTGGAAACACTGGAACAACTCAGATTCCTGCAGGAGCTGAAGTGTGATGAAATGCAGGGCTTTTTGTTCTGCCAGCCCATGCCGGCGGCAGACGTTGCACACCTGTTGCGCGAAGGGCGACGCTTGTCACGGCCGCTGGGCTCTTAA
- a CDS encoding response regulator, giving the protein MINTAPATILLAEDDEGHATLVQRNLRRAGVVNDIVWVKDGQEALDYVHSTNAYTGRAHDHPLVMLLDINMPRMGGVEVLRQLKSDERTRTIPTVMLTTTDDPREVANCYELGCGIYITKPVEYEVFCDVVRRLGMFLQIAVVPNERIPIEQPAA; this is encoded by the coding sequence ATGATAAATACTGCACCTGCCACCATATTACTGGCCGAAGATGACGAGGGCCATGCCACGCTGGTGCAGCGCAATCTGCGCCGAGCCGGGGTCGTCAACGACATAGTCTGGGTCAAGGATGGCCAGGAGGCCCTCGACTATGTGCACTCCACCAACGCCTATACCGGGCGCGCGCACGATCACCCGCTGGTGATGTTGCTCGATATCAACATGCCACGCATGGGCGGGGTCGAGGTCTTGCGCCAGCTCAAATCGGATGAACGCACCAGAACCATCCCCACCGTGATGCTCACTACTACAGATGATCCACGCGAGGTAGCTAACTGCTATGAGCTGGGTTGTGGCATCTATATTACCAAACCGGTGGAGTACGAAGTTTTCTGCGACGTCGTGCGTCGTCTCGGCATGTTCCTGCAAATAGCCGTCGTGCCCAATGAACGCATCCCTATAGAACAACCTGCGGCGTAA